A region from the Vicia villosa cultivar HV-30 ecotype Madison, WI linkage group LG3, Vvil1.0, whole genome shotgun sequence genome encodes:
- the LOC131659594 gene encoding protein MAIN-LIKE 1-like, with the protein MPRVKEQVPVVDEWMSRIEERVIVADEGVVEERVVHDTDTTTGASAEPLVHTNEAFPRGPSDRSVLTEYVDHVAFRIWQGEERPVLKVTSHGSKLKNFPERPMSDEVARIVREFLLLDFVECFMTMLDAPLLSAFIERWHPETSSFHLPLGEMTVTLDDVHSLFHLPIAGMFFKPVHRDQAKEVHMVMDVLEVG; encoded by the exons ATGCCTAGAGTTAAGGAGCAGGTACCTGTTGTTGATGAGTGGATGTCTAGAATTGAGGAGCGGGTGATTGTGGCTGATGAGGGGGTTGTTGAGGAGCGGGTGGTGCATGATACAGACACCACCACAGGTGCATCTGCAGAGCCATTAGTACACACTAATGAGGCTTTTCCAAGAGGACCTTCTGACAGGTCCGTTTTGACAGAATATGTTGACCATGTCGCTTTTAGGATATGGCAGGGCGAG GAGCGTCCAGTGCTGAAGGTCACTTCTCACGGGTCGAAGTTGAAGAACTTTCCCGAGAGACCGATGTCTGATGAGGTGGCGAGGATAGTTCGAGAGTTCCTTTTGTTGGACTTTGTTGAATGCTTCATGACGATGTTGGATGCCCCTCTATTATCAGCTTTTATAGAGAGATGGCACCCGGAGACATCATCCTTCCATCTTCCATTAGGGGAGATGACAGTGACTCTGGATGATGTGCATTCCCTGTTTCACCTTCCGATAGCTGGTATGTTTTTTAAACCAGTTCATAGGGACCAGGCGAAGGAGGTGCACATGGTGATGGATGTGTTAGAGGTTGGATGA
- the LOC131662709 gene encoding putative disease resistance RPP13-like protein 1, with the protein MAATMIGGAFLSATLQTLLENLASTEFLDYIRNTKLDVTLLRKLQTTLLTLQVVLDDAEEKQISTHAVKNWLDDLKDVVLDAEDLVGEISYDSLRCKMENRQAGSRTNQVLSFLSSPFKNFYRDINSQLKIMCETLEPFAQHKDTLGLQTKSARLSRRPPSSSGVNESVIVGREVDKESIINTLVSNCGTSKNNNLGVVAILGMGGVGKTTLAQLVYNNEKVEQHFDFKVWVCVSEDFDVVRVTKSLLESVIRNTTSASSKVWESDNLDILRVELNKVTRKKRFLFVLDDLWNDSYNDWDELVSPLVDGNPGSSVIITTRQQKVAEMTKTFPIYKLDPLSHEDCWSILSKHALGSDEHQPSKNTALEKIGRKIARKCGGLPIAAKALGGLLRSRVDTMAWTDILNSNVWNLPNDNIMPALHLSYQYLPSHLKRCFAYCSIFSKDYPLNREKLVLLWMAEGFLDYSDEGKLPEEVGDGCFAELLSRSLIQQSNDGARGKLFVMHDLINDLATSVSRKICSRSECGDIPEKVRYLSYIQDEYDILMKFKPFYNYKCVRSFLPISSNWFRATLSIKVVDDLLPTFKRLRVLSLSKYVNITKLPDSIGNLVQLRYLDLSFTNIKSLPDTVCNLYNLQTLNLLGCSRLTELPVHMGNLISLRHLDISGTAIKELPMEIGELENLQTLSVFLVGKRNKGLSIKEVRKFPNLQGKFTIKNLNNIVDAKEAEDANLKNKEKIEELELIWGKESEDSLNVKIVLEMLRPPINLKSLVIDLYGGTSFPNWLGNSSFSNMVSIDIRNSEYCMTLPPLGQLPSLKKLSISNLLLLETIGPEFYCVEEGECSSSTFQPFPSLEHMKFHSMPNWKDWISFEGINFAFPRLRTMVLRDCPVLTGDLPDHLSCMEDIEIKGCYKLLETTHTLNWLSAIKIVTIKKDFNHEVFSTDSPLQHAAAAESYPMFISRMMTSSICLTHLLLRNIQSLTAFPTNGLPTSLQSLYIDGCRKLSFMPFETFQNYTSLVSLYMWDSCDSLTSFPLDGFPALQTLSIHGCRSMNSIFISDSPSDRQSTLQSLKITSVGSLKVNLRLDTLTNLEHLNLCCHGELSFCEGVCLPSKLQTIDISFGRTKPHVKEWGLQDLTALSRLKIQESSEMENTSTVASLLPISLVSLCVGDNMSFDGSGLRHFSSLQNLDFVDCRHLKSLPENCLPSSLKSLQFDDCKQLESLPEDSLPTSLKKLTIRDCPLLEERYKRKENWSKIAHIPVIQIDDQLTI; encoded by the coding sequence ATGGCTGCAACTATGATAGGAGGTGCTTTTCTCTCTGCAACTCTTCAAACCTTACTTGAGAATCTTGCCTCAACAGAGTTTCTTGATTACATCCGAAACACCAAGCTCGATGTCACACTCTTGAGAAAGTTACAAACAACCCTGCTCACTCTTCAGGTTGTTCTGGATGATGCAGAAGAGAAGCAGATCAGCACTCATGCTGTCAAAAATTGGCTAGATGACTTGAAAGATGTTGTCTTAGATGCTGAGGATTTGGTCGGTGAAATAAGTTACGACTCCCTTCGCTGCAAGATGGAGAATAGACAAGCTGGAAGCAGAACTAATCAGGTGTTGAGTTTTCTTTCATCTCCTTTCAAAAATTTCTATCGAGATATCAATTCCCAATTGAAGATCATGTGTGAAACCCTTGAACCTTTTGCACAACATAAAGATACCCTTGGATTGCAAACAAAAAGTGCTAGACTTTCACGAAGACCACCATCAAGTTCAGGGGTTAATGAATCTGTCATAGTCGGTAGGGAGGTTGATAAAGAATCAATCATCAATACGCTTGTATCAAATTGTGGCACCAGCAAAAACAATAATTTAGGtgttgttgcaattttgggtatggGAGGTGTCGGAAAAACGACTCTTGCTCAACTGGTTTACAATAATGAAAAAGTTGAACAACATTTTGATTTCAAAGTCTGGGTTTGTGTATCAGAGGACTTCGATGTTGTGAGAGTAACCAAGAGCCTCCTTGAATCTGTTATTAGAAATACAACATCTGCTTCTTCAAAGGTATGGGAAAGCGATAACCTTGATATTCTTCGAGTTGAATTAAATAAAGTCACGAGGAAGAAAAGATTTTTGTTTGTGCTGGACGATTTGTGGAATGATAGTTACAATGACTGGGATGAGCTAGTAAGTCCTCTTGTTGATGGAAACCCTGGAAGTTCGGTGATTATAACAACGCGTCAACAAAAAGTTGCAGAGATGACAAAGACATTTCCTATCTATAAATTAGACCCTCTGTCACATGAAGATTGTTGGTCTATACTCTCAAAACATGCATTGGGTAGTGATGAACATCAACCTAGTAAAAACACAGCCCTTGAAAAGATTGGTAGGAAGATTGCAAGAAAGTGTGGTGGATTGCCAATAGCTGCAAAAGCTCTGGGAGGACTTCTACGCTCAAGGGTAGACACAATGGCGTGGACTGATATTTTGAACAGCAATGTATGGAACTTACCAAATGATAATATTATGCCTGCATTACATTTGAGTTACCAATATCTTCCCTCTCATTTGAAAAGATGTTTTGCATATTgttcaattttttcaaaagattatcCACTTAATAGGGAGAAATTGGTTTTGTTGTGGATGGCAGAGGGCTTCCTTGATTACTCTGACGAGGGAAAATTGCCAGAGGAAGTAGGTGATGGTTGCTTTGCTGAATTATTGTCTAGGTCCTTAATTCAACAATCAAATGATGGTGCTCGTGGAAAATTGTTTGTCATGCATGACCTTATCAACGACTTAGCTACATCAGTATCTAGAAAAATTTGTAGTAGGTCTGAATGTGGTGACATTCCTGAAAAGGTTCgttatttgtcatatattcaagATGAGTATGATATTCTCATGAAGTTTAAGCCTTTCTACAATTATAAATGCGTACGAAGCTTCCTACCAATTTCCAGTAATTGGTTTAGAGCTACCTTGTCCATTAAGGTGGTTGATGATTTGTTGCCAACATTCAAAAGGTTGCGGGTGTTATCGCTTTCAAAGTATGTAAACATCACCAAGCTACCAGATTCAATTGGTAATTTGGTGCAATTGCGATATCTAGATTTGTCCTTCACTAATATCAAAAGCTTGCCTGATACAGTATGTAACCTTTACAATTTGCAAACTTTGAATTTATTAGGTTGCTCCAGACTCACTGAATTGCCTGTGCATATGGGAAATTTAATCAGCTTACGTCACCTTGATATAAGTGGGACTGCCATAAAAGAGTTGCCTATGGAAATTGGTGAGCTAGAAAACCTCCAAACTTTGTCTGTTTTTTTAGTGGGTAAGCGAAATAAAGGGTTAAGTATCAAAGAGGTAAGGAAATTCCCAAACCTACAAGGAAAATTTACCATAAAAAACCTTAACAATATCGTTGATGCAAAAGAGGCGGAAGATGCCAACctgaaaaacaaagagaaaattgaggaGTTAGAGCTGATATGGGGAAAAGAAAGTGAAGATTCACTAAATGTGAAAATTGTGCTCGAAATGTTGCGACCACCAATAAACTTGAAGAGCCTAGTCATTGATTTGTATGGAGGAACAAGTTTTCCGAATTGGTTGGGAAATTCTTCATTTTCTAACATGGTGTCCATTGACATTCGTAATAGTGAATACTGCATGACACTTCCACCGCTAGGCCAACTACCTTCCCTCAAGAAGCTTAGTATATCgaatttgttgttattggagacaATTGGCCCAGAGTTCTATTGTGTTGAGGAAGGAGAATGTTCCAGTTCTACCTTCCAACCATTTCCTTCCCTTGAGCATATGAAATTTCACAGCATGCCAAATTGGAAGGATTGGATTTCCTTTGAAGGCATAAATTTTGCATTTCCCCGACTTAGAACTATGGTGTTACGTGATTGTCCTGTACTAACAGGAGATTTGCCTGACCACCTTTCATGCATGGAAGACATTGAAATAAAAGGTTGTTATAAGCTATTGGAAACTACCCATACTTTGAATTGGCTATCGGCAATCAAAATAGTGACAATTAAAAAAGATTTTAATCATGAAGTTTTTTCGACCGACTCTCCCTTGCAACATGCAGCTGCTGCTGAAAGTTATCCAATGTTTATTTCTAGAATGATGACGAGTAGTATTTGTCTTACTCACTTGCTACTCCGGAATATTCAATCTCTCACTGCATTTCCCACAAATGGTCTGCCCACTTCATTGCAGTCACTTTATATTGATGGGTGTAGGAAGTTATCCTTCATGCCTTTCGAAACATTTCAAAATTACACATCACTTGTGAGTCTTTATATGTGGGATAGCTGTGATTCACTTACATCATTTCCACTTGATGGTTTCCCTGCGCTCCAAACACTTTCCATTCATGGTTGTAGGAGTATGAATTCCATTTTTATTTCAGATAGTCCTTCAGATCGGCAGTCAACCCTCCAATCACTTAAAATCACATCAGTTGGATCACTTAAAGTCAATCTTCGATTGGACACGCTCACCAATCTTGAACATTTGAATCTTTGCTGTCATGGAGAGTTGTCATTTTGTGAAGGAGTCTGTCTACCCTCCAAATTACAAACAATTGATATTTCTTTCGGAAGAACAAAGCCGCATGTAAAAGAATGGGGTCTCCAAGACCTAACCGCTCTTTCAAGATTGAAAATTCAAGAAAGCAGTGAAATGGAAAACACCTCGACGGTCGCTTCGTTGCTCCCCATCTCCCTTGTGTCTCTCTGTGTCGGTGATAATATGTCCTTTGATGGAAGTGGGCTTCGACACTTCTCCTCTCTCCAAAATCTCGACTTTGTTGATTGTCGACATCTAAAGTCATTGCCAGAAAACTGCCTTCCTTCCTCGCTGAAATCACTTCAATTTGATGATTGTAAACAACTAGAGTCATTACCAGAAGACAGCCTCCCTACCTCTCTTAAGAAACTCACCATCAGAGATTGCCCTCTGCTAGAAGAAAGGTATAAAAGGAAGGAAAACTGGTCCAAAATTGCTCACATCCCTGTCATACAAATAGATGACCAACTCACAATATGA
- the LOC131662708 gene encoding putative disease resistance RPP13-like protein 1 yields the protein MAATATMIGGAFLSATVQTLVEKLASTEFLDYIRNTKLDVSLLRKLQTTLLTLQAVLDDAEEKQINTPAVKNWLDDLKDVVLDAEDLVNEISYDSLRCKMENKQAGSRTNQVLNFLSSPFKNFYRDINSQLKIMCETLEPFAQHKDTLGLLTKSARVSRRPPSSSGVNESVMVGRNDDKDTITNMLLSDSGISKNNNLGVVAILGIGGVGKTTLAQLVYNDEKVEQHFDFKVWVCVSADYDVVRVTKSLLESVVRNTTSDASKVWESDNLDILRVELNKNTRNKRFLFVLDDLWNDSYNDWDELVSPLVDGKPGSSVIITTRQQKVAEMAKTFPIYKLDPLSHEDCWSILAKHAFGNDEYHESKNIALEEIGRKIARKCGGLPIAAKTLGGLLRSRIDTMEWTRILKSDVWNIPNDNIMPTLHLSYQYLPSHLKRCFAYCSIFPKDCPLDREKLILLWMAEGFLDCSQGGKLAEEVGDECFTGLLSRSLIQHSNDGTRGNLFFMHDLINDLATTVSRNICYRFECGDIYEKVRHLSYIQENYDIFMKFKHFYNFKYLRSFLPILRRTTWFPHLSIKVVDDLLPVFKRLRVLSLSKYKNITKLPDSIGNLVQLRYLDLSFTEIKSLPDTVCNLYNLQTLNLLCCKSLIELPVHMGNLINLRHLNISETHIKELPMEIGELENLQNLTVFLVGKRHEGLSIKELRKFPNLHGKFTIKNLYNVVDSKEAEDANLKNKEKIEKLELIWGKQSEDSLKVKVVLEMLQPPINLKSLLIDLYGGTSFPNWLGNSSFSNMVSVDIHNCEYCTTLPPLGQLPSLKKLSISNMLLLEKIGPEFYCVEEGQRSNSTFQPFPSLEHIKFHNMPNWKDWIPFECINFAFPRLRTMELHNCPELRGDLPDHLSCIEEIEIEGCYKLFETPHTLHWLSVVKRVKIKNHEVYVQRTPWLMLENDSPLQHAAAESYPMFISKMYLSSICLTHLNLWKIQSLTSFPTNGLPTSLQSLYIHGCSKLSFMPPNGLPTSLKSLCIVGCRKLSFMPVETFQNYTSLVSLDMWDSCVALTSFPLDGFPALQSLSINLCRSMNSIFNLESPSHGQSTLQTLQIISHLSIESLKVNLRLDTLTNLEHLGLGCRGELSFREGVCLPPKLQSIGIYFGRTQPHVKEWGLQDLTALSSLRIAKRGEIDNTLTMDSMLSTSLVSLTVSGNMSFEVNGLRHLSSLENLQFDQCQHLKSLTENCIPSSLKSLIFVDCKQLESLPEDSLPTSLKKLTIRRCPLLEERYKRKENWFKISHIPVIRINDQLTI from the coding sequence ATGGCTGCCACTGCAACTATGATAGGAGGTGCGTTTCTCTCTGCAACTGTTCAAACCTTAGTTGAGAAACTTGCCTCAACTGAGTTTCTTGATTACATCCGAAACACCAAGCTGGATGTCTCCCTCTTGAGAAAGTTACAAACAACCTTGCTCACTCTTCAGGCTGTGCTGGATGATGCAGAAGAGAAGCAGATCAACACTCCTGCTGTCAAAAATTGGCTAGATGACTTGAAAGATGTTGTCTTAGATGCCGAGGATTTGGTCAATGAAATAAGTTACGACTCCCTTCGGTGCAAGATGGAGAATAAACAAGCTGGAAGCAGAACTAATCAGGTGTTGAATTTTCTTTCATCTCCTTTCAAAAACTTCTATAGAGATATCAATTCCCAATTGAAGATCATGTGTGAAACACTTGAACCTTTTGCACAACATAAAGATACCCTTGGATTGCTAACAAAAAGTGCTAGAGTTTCTCGAAGACCACCTTCAAGTTCAGGGGTTAATGAATCTGTCATGGTCGGCAGGAATGATGATAAAGATACAATCACCAATATGCTTTTATCAGACAGTGGAATcagcaaaaataataatttaggtgttgttgcaattttgggtatcgGCGGTGTCGGAAAAACAACCCTTGCACAGCTTGTTTACAATGATGAAAAAGTTGAACAACATTTTGATTTCAAAGTCTGGGTTTGTGTATCAGCAGACTATGATGTTGTGAGAGTAACCAAATCTCTCCTTGAATCAGTTGTTAGAAATACCACATCTGATGCTTCAAAGGTATGGGAAAGCGATAATCTTGACATTCTTCGAgttgaattaaataaaaacacGAGGAACAAAAGATTTTTGTTTGTGCTAGACGATTTGTGGAATGATAGTTACAATGACTGGGATGAGCTGGTAAGTCCCCTTGTTGATGGAAAACCTGGAAGTTCAGTGATTATAACAACTCGTCAACAAAAAGTTGCAGAGATGGCAAAGACATTTCCTATTTATAAATTAGACCCTCTGTCACATGAAGATTGTTGGTCTATACTCGCAAAACATGCATTCGGAAATGATGAATATCACGAGAGTAAAAACATAGCCCTTGAAGAGATTGGTAGAAAGATTGCAAGAAAGTGTGGCGGATTGCCAATAGCTGCTAAAACACTAGGAGGACTTCTACGTTCAAGGATAGACACAATGGAATGGACTAGGATTTTGAAAAGTGATGTATGGAACATACCAAATGATAATATTATGCCTACGTTACATTTGAGTTACCAATATCTTCCATCTCATTTGAAAAGATGTTTTGCATATTGTTCAATTTTTCCAAAGGATTGTCCACTTGATAGGGAGAAATTGATTTTGCTGTGGATGGCAGAGGGCTTCCTTGATTGTTCTCAAGGGGGTAAATTGGCAGAGGAGGTAGGTGATGAATGCTTTACTGGATTGTTGTCTAGATCTTTAATTCAACACTCAAATGATGGTACTCGGGGAAACTTGTTTTTCATGCATGACCTTATCAACGACTTGGCTACAACTGTTTCTAGAAATATTTGTTATCGATTTGAATGTGGTGACATCTATGAAAAGGTTcgtcatttatcatatattcaagaaaattatgatattttcatGAAGTTTAAGCATTTCTACAATTTTAAATACTTGCGAAGCTTCCTTCCCATTTTACGCCGTACCACGTGGTTTCCTCACTTATCCATTAAGGTGGTTGATGATCTACTACCAGTTTTTAAAAGGTTGCGCGTGTTATCACTGTCAAAATATAAAAACATCACCAAGCTACCAGATTCAATTGGCAATTTGGTGCAATTGCGATATCTAGATTTGTCCTTCACTGAAATCAAAAGCTTGCCTGATACAGTATGTAACCTTTACAATTTGCAAACTTTGAATTTATTATGTTGCAAGAGTCTCATTGAATTGCCAGTGCATATGGGAAATTTAATCAACTTACGCCACCTTAATATAAGTGAGACTCACATAAAAGAGTTGCCTATGGAAATTGGTGAACTAGAAAACCTTCAAAATTTGACCGTTTTTTTAGTGGGTAAGCGACATGAAGGGTTAAGTATCAAAGAGCTAAGGAAATTCCCAAACCTACATGGAAAATTTACCATAAAAAACCTATACAATGTCGTTGATTCAAAAGAGGCAGAAGACGCCAACctgaaaaacaaagagaaaattgagaagTTAGAGTTGATATGGGGAAAACAAAGTGAAGATTCACTAAAAGTGAAGGTTGTGCTTGAAATGTTGCAACCACCAATAAACTTGAAGAGCCTACTCATTGATTTGTATGGTGGGACAAGTTTTCCGAATTGGTTAGGAAATTCTTCATTTTCTAACATGGTGTCCGTTGACATTCATAATTGTGAATATTGCACGACACTTCCACCGCTGGGCCAACTACCTTCTCTCAAGAAGTTGAGTATATCGAATATGTTGTTGTTGGAGAAAATTGGCCCAGAGTTCTATTGTGTTGAGGAGGGACAACGTTCAAATTCTACCTTCCAACCATTTCCTTCCCTTGAGCATATCAAATTTCACAACATGCCAAATTGGAAGGATTGGATTCCCTTTGAATGTATAAATTTTGCATTTCCTCGACTTAGAACTATGGAGTTACATAATTGTCCTGAACTAAGAGGAGATTTGCCTGACCACCTTTCTTGCATtgaagaaattgaaatagaaGGTTGTTATAAGCTATTTGAAACACCCCATACTTTGCATTGGCTATCGGTGGTCAAAAgagtaaaaattaaaaatcatgaaGTGTATGTTCAAAGAACTCCATGGTTAATGCTTGAGAACGACTCTCCCTTGCAACATGCAGCTGCTGAAAGTTACCCAATGTTTATTTCTAAAATGTACCTGAGTAGCATTTGTCTTACTCACTTGAATCTCTGGAAAATTCAATCTCTCACTTCATTTCCCACAAATGGTCTACCCACATCATTGCAGTCCCTTTATATTCATGGGTGTAGCAAGTTATCATTCATGCCTCCAAATGGTCTACCCACTTCATTGAAGTCCCTTTGTATTGTAGGGTGTAGGAAGTTATCCTTCATGCCTGTCGAAACATTTCAAAATTACACATCACTCGTGAGTCTTGATATGTGGGATAGTTGTGTTGCACTTACTTCATTTCCACTTGATGGTTTCCCTGCACTCCAATCACTTTCCATCAATCTTTGTAGGAGTATGAATTCCATTTTTAATTTAGAAAGTCCTTCACACGGTCAGTCAACCCTCCAAACACTTCAAATTATATCCCATCTCTCAATTGAATCACTTAAAGTCAATCTTCGGTTGGACACGCTCACCAATCTTGAACATTTGGGTCTAGGCTGTCGTGGAGAGTTGTCATTTCGTGAAGGAGTTTGTCTACCCCCGAAATTACAATCAATTGGTATTTATTTCGGAAGAACACAACCGCATGTAAAGGAATGGGGTCTCCAAGATCTGACCGCTCTCTCAAGTTTGAGAATTGCAAAGAGGGGTGAAATAGATAACACATTGACAATGGATTCAATGCTCTCAACCTCCCTTGTGTCTCTCACTGTCAGTGGTAACATGTCCTTTGAAGTAAACGGGCTTCGACACCTCTCGTCTCTCGAAAATCTCCAATTTGATCAATGTCAACATCTCAAGTCATTGACAGAAAACTGCATCCCTTCCTCGCTCAAATCACTTATATTTGTTGATTGTAAACAACTTGAGTCATTACCAGAAGACAGCCTCCCTACCTCTCTTAAAAAGCTGACCATCAGACGCTGCCCTTTGTTAGAAGAAAGGTATAAAAGGAAGGAAAATTGGTTCAAAATTTCTCACATACCTGTCATACGAATAAATGACCAGCTCACAATATGA